The Xiphophorus couchianus chromosome 22, X_couchianus-1.0, whole genome shotgun sequence genome includes the window ACACACACCAGCAGGGCTCTCCCGGTGAACAGGGTTCTGGTTCTCTGGGTGAAACGGAGGCGTATTCGTGTGGCGTTTGGGTGTCGTCTTGCAGCCTACTGACCACCGGCGGACCTGACCTGTTCTCTGGGAGACGTCCTAGTGTTGACCATGTCAATGTTGTCCTGTCCTGTCTCCAGTCATGAGTCTATGGACGTCAATGACTATCAGAACACTGGTGGAGAGTCCAACGCGGCGGGAGCGCGTCCACATCGCGGCATGAGTGAGATGGCGCACGTGATGCAAGGTGAGTGAGGGGGGGGAGGTGGACGTGGGGCACTGGATACGGAGTGTGGTCAGTCGAAACAGGAAACTGGATATGACACTTACACGAGGCAGCGAGTCACTTCCTGCTGCGCAGCCGTTTGGATTGTCGTGGGAGGTCTGAGCTTTTTCTGCTGCGTTTCAGCGACGAGGTGCCCTCGCCCGCCGTGCCACCATGCGCCGCTGCCACGCCGCTGCTCGCCGGTGTAGCCGCGGACCCGGCGGTGGCAGCAGGAGCAGAGGACTGGGCCTCCCCCATGGCGGCGGCGGCACTGCTGTCCATGAGTTCGCGCAGCTTGTGCTCCAGCTCGGCCAGCCGGGCGTTCTGCTCGCCCATCACCTGGCTCTGCTCCAGCAACTTCTGCTCCTggtcctgcagctgcttctgtTGCTCCAGCTGCTTCACCCGCACCTCCTGCAGCTCCCGCCGCAGCGCCGTCATGGACGCCCCGTTCACcttcacctgctgctgcacctTGGTCATCTCGGAGCGGGACGGCGTGTTCTTGGCCAGCAGCGACATGGTGGTCAGGGAGGTGGAGGGCCCGGCCACTGAGGAGACacggcagccaatcagagtcggTGCTTCTCAACCAGGAGGAACATGCAGGTTAGTTATACAGGTTGCCGTGACAACATATTATGAGACAGACAGCCTGTtgaaagatcaatctcctccacctccaccctgagctactattggcCTCTGAAAAAAggtgtcttagcgctgtcaatcaatctcatgtacCTGCTCCTGAATGTGAGCTGTAGAACAAAGACTTGCTGTTCCATGAAAATTGTTTAACCACCGTCATCGGAGGCCATGCTAACTACCCATTACCACATTGAGCCGTGAATACGCaggggtgattgacagcgctaaaacccaccccctgactctgattggttgtgtcTGATctggagtggtgcatttcttcagatggcaatagcagctcagggagaaggtggaggagatcaatcttttcacacattttctgtctcatCAACTGTCACGATATGGTGacagtttaaagaaaatgtaaaaatcatatttttcttaatgAAAGTTAtaatctgcagctttaaagattTCAGTTTGGCTAACTTTTAGGAGCCAGGAGCGACCAAAGGAAACGAACCTGGTGCGGAACCGATGAGCCGTCCAGACAGATCGGTCCCAGGTAGCTTCTTCTTCAGGATTGGGACGATCTTCTCGTCAAAGTACTCCATGGCCATGGAGGAGATGTCCCTCAGCTCCTGGAGGACCTCGTGAGCCCGCTGGGGGGCCCTGGTGGAGTTCACGTAGCGCAGCACGCGGTAGATTTCGTCTATCACCTGCCAACAGAAACATCGCTGCCTCCTTATCTCAGCACGGCAGCCATTTGTCATTAGGACTCCCAGGTACAGGAGAGAAGAGGACCATTCTAAACCTGGAGGCTACTTCCTGCAGAGGTTTAACCCAGAAAACGCTCGGCAAACACCTTCAGCAGCTCTAATAGCAAACAGGAAATGTCTCTGGCATTCAACACACAGAGGAGGAAGTCCCATGCCAGAGAAAGTTGATCAAACAGCCTCTGAGACACACCATGGAGACAGACATGTCTGTCAATCAGCTGGACATGCAGCGGT containing:
- the fbxo28 gene encoding F-box only protein 28, giving the protein MAAVVERVDGCVGSLDPDDVSLRQPSLLQEQPHQNNPLLGLPIVAIETILNFLSYDEISMLRSVCKRMDMICQRVLNQGFLKVERYHSLCQRQVKAQLPRRESERRNHSLARHADILAAVETRLSLLNMTFMKYVDSNLCCFIPGKVIDEIYRVLRYVNSTRAPQRAHEVLQELRDISSMAMEYFDEKIVPILKKKLPGTDLSGRLIGSAPVAGPSTSLTTMSLLAKNTPSRSEMTKVQQQVKVNGASMTALRRELQEVRVKQLEQQKQLQDQEQKLLEQSQVMGEQNARLAELEHKLRELMDSSAAAAMGEAQSSAPAATAGSAATPASSGVAAAHGGTAGEGTSSLKRSRKSSDLPRQSKRLRSRK